A genomic window from Lotus japonicus ecotype B-129 chromosome 1, LjGifu_v1.2 includes:
- the LOC130729465 gene encoding putative pentatricopeptide repeat-containing protein At5g43820 has translation MAFRSFQFLVRFAKPSYPFSSTLASIPFSPFSSLHAPPNSSHHGNLIHNQTTTHSNLDERFILDQISELLPIPSSKSQIPISKNRESQPESAPEAKTVDGFLSPEEKLRGVFLQKLNGKAAIERALSNVGVDVDLDILGKVLNSGNLGGEAMVTFFNWAVKHPALPEDIGSYRVIVKALGRRNFFSFMMGVLRDMRVNGVEADLLMLSIVVDSFVRAGHVSKAIQVFGNLNELGMNRDTEALNVLLKCLCERSHVGAAGSVFNSMKGKVAFNVATYNAVAGGWSKFGRVNEIERVMKEMEADGVAPDCTTFGVFLEGLGRAGRMDEAFEVFCSMKERNCQPDTAVYNAMIFNFISVNDFDECMKYYNEMLSNDCEPNLDTYTRIVTALLRRRKVADALQMFDEMLRHGVLPPTGTITCFIKHLCSYGPPFAALVIYKKARRSGCTISMEAYKILLMRLSKLGKCGTLLNIWEEMQEGGYSSDVEVYEYIISGLCNIGQLENAVLVMEEALHKGFCPSRLVYSKLINKLLDSNNAERAYKLFLKIKHARSLENARNYWRSNGWHF, from the coding sequence ATGGCATTTCGATCATTCCAATTTCTCGTGCGCTTTGCAAAACCCAGTTACCCTTTCTCCTCCACACTCGCTTCCATTCCCTTTTCCCCATTCTCATCTCTTCACGCTCCCCCAAATTCTTCACACCACGGAAACCTCATCCACAACCAAACAACCACCCATTCCAACCTCGACGAACGCTTCATCCTCGACCAAATCTCGGAGCTTCTACCAATACCCAGTTCCAAATCACAGATACCCATTTCCAAAAACCGCGAATCACAACCAGAATCAGCACCAGAAGCCAAAACCGTTGATGGGTTTTTGTCTCCGGAAGAGAAACTCCGAGGAGTTTTCCTCCAGAAGCTGAATGGCAAGGCTGCGATTGAACGAGCTTTATCCAACGTGGGTGTTGATGTTGATCTCGATATTCTTGGTAAGGTGCTGAACTCTGGAAATCTCGGTGGTGAAGCCATGGTTACGTTTTTCAACTGGGCAGTTAAACACCCAGCGTTGCCTGAAGACATTGGTAGCTACCGTGTGATTGTGAAGGCACTAGGAAGAAGAAATTTTTTCAGTTTCATGATGGGTGTGTTGCGTGACATGAGGGTGAATGGCGTAGAAGCTGATTTGTTGATGTTATCTATTGTTGTTGATAGTTTTGTGAGGGCTGGTCATGTGTCTAAGGCGATTCAGGTGTTTGGGAACTTGAATGAACTTGGGATGAATCGTGACACAGAGGCTTTGAATGTGCTTTTGAAGTGCCTTTGTGAACGGTCTCATGTGGGTGCTGCGGGTTCTGTTTTCAATTCAATGAAAGGGAAGGTAGCTTTTAATGTTGCTACATACAATGCTGTTGCGGGTGGTTGGTCTAAGTTTGGTAGAGTCAATGAGATTGAGAGGGTTATGAAGGAAATGGAAGCTGATGGGGTTGCTCCTGATTGCACCACGTTTGGCGTATTTCTTGAGGGTTTGGGCAGAGCTGGTAGAATGGATGAGGCTTTTGAGGTGTTTTGTTCTATGAAGGAGAGAAATTGCCAGCCAGACACTGCTGTCTATAATGCAAtgattttcaatttcatatcGGTTAACGATTTTGATGAGTGTATGAAGTATTATAATGAGATGTTGAGTAATGACTGTGAACCTAATCTTGATACGTATACTAGAATAGTCACTGCTTtgctaagaagaagaaaagtggCAGATGCGCTTCAAATGTTTGATGAAATGTTAAGGCATGGAGTTTTGCCTCCTACAGGGACTATAACCTGCTTCATCAAGCATTTGTGCAGCTATGGTCCACCGTTTGCTGCTTTGGTGATTTACAAGAAGGCGAGGAGATCGGGTTGTACGATATCGATGGAAGCTTATAAGATACTGCTCATGCGTCTTTCGAAGTTGGGAAAGTGTGGGACATTGTTAAATATCTGGGAGGAGATGCAAGAGGGTGGGTATAGTTCAGATGTTGAGGTTTATGAGTACATCATCAGTGGCCTTTGCAACATAGGACAGCTGGAAAATGCTGTTCTTGTTATGGAGGAGGCTTTGCACAAAGGGTTCTGCCCAAGCAGGCTTGTATATAGTAAGCTGATTAACAAGCTGCTTGATTCAAACAACGCAGAGAGGGCTTACAAGCTGTTTTTGAAGATTAAACATGCCCGTTCTCTTGAGAATGCGAGAAATTATTGGCGTTCCAATGGTTGGCACTTTTGA
- the LOC130720008 gene encoding B3 domain-containing transcription factor VRN1-like has translation MTSNLNHCVNESKPIHFFKIMLPETILQGKLRIPGKFVREHGKCLSNTMFLKLPNGAEWEVNLEKRDGSIWFHHGWKEFAEYHSLAHGHLLVFRYDGRSYFHVLIFGVSAMEIDYPSVNKVDRKRANNCEVEQHILMNPNEGKRKIEHHTKRSPIRNRDAHEAAGPADSCMLTIKRSHCMSLPRGSLKGYVKPGAQNVTLLVGDKEWKVNMIYYPRKSSTWLSAGWPVFARENNLKVGDVCLFKVVKGSGDMVVKVSIRHKKGMS, from the exons ATGACTTCTAATCTCAACCATTGTGTTAATGAATCAAAGCCAATCCACTTTTTCAAAATCATGCTCCCCGAAACCATTTTGCAAGGAAAGCTG AGGATTCCTGGAAAGTTTGTGAGGGAACATGGAAAATGCTTGTCCAACACAATGTTTCTTAAGCTTCCAAATGGTGCTGAATGGGAAGTGAATTTGGAGAAACGTGATGGTAGCATTTGGTTTCACCATGGTTGGAAAGAGTTTGCGGAATATCATTCTCTAGCACATGGGCATTTATTGGTTTTCAGGTATGATGGAAGATCCTATTTTCATGTACTCATCTTTGGTGTGAGTGCAATGGAGATAGATTACCCTTCTGTGAACAAGGTTGATCGTAAAAGAGCCAACAATTGTGAAGTTGAACAAC ATATTTTGATGAATCCCAATGAAGGGAAGAGAAAAATTGAGCATCATACTAAAAGGTCACCCATAAGAAATCGTGATGCTCATGAAGCTGCCGGCCCTGCTGATTCTTGCATGCTAACAATAAAAAGAAGCCACTGCATG AGCCTGCCAAGAGGATCACTCAAGGGCTATGTGAAACCTGGAGCACAAAATGTTACACTGCTGGTTGGGGACAAAGAATGGAAGGTTAATATGATCTATTACCCACGCAAATCTTCTACTTGGCTTTCTGCAGGTTGGCCAGTATTTGCAAGGGAAAACAACTTAAAAGTAGGAGATGTCTGCTTGTTCAAGGTAGTAAAAGGTAGCGGTGACATGGTGGTGAAGGTTTCCATACGTCATAAGAAAGGAATGTCATAA
- the LOC130729467 gene encoding uncharacterized protein LOC130729467 isoform X1: MEEAGIQWWWGVASAAQMGLAVRSFAKGCAEDSARLMPLKAFTVASLFVGSAASASFLLLQVNGINGVEDLIKAGANLRAKLGLPRRTQNNRFDEGS; this comes from the exons ATGGAGGAAGCCGGAATTCAATGGTGGTGGGGTGTTGCAAGCGCAGCTCAAATGGGATTGGCTGTGCGTTCTTTCGCTAAAGGATGTGCAGAAGATTCAGCTCGCCTCATGCCACTCAAAGCCTTCACCGTCGCCTCTCTCTTCGTCGGCAGCGCCGCCTCCgcctccttcctcctcctccaagtTAACGGCATCAACGGG GTGGAAGATCTCATCAAAGCAGGTGCAAATTTAAGAGCAAAGCTAGGTTTACCTCGACGTACACAGAATAA CAGATTTGATGAGGGGTCTTGA
- the LOC130729467 gene encoding uncharacterized protein LOC130729467 isoform X2: MEEAGIQWWWGVASAAQMGLAVRSFAKGCAEDSARLMPLKAFTVASLFVGSAASASFLLLQVNGINGVEDLIKAGANLRAKLGLPRRTQNKFDEGS; this comes from the exons ATGGAGGAAGCCGGAATTCAATGGTGGTGGGGTGTTGCAAGCGCAGCTCAAATGGGATTGGCTGTGCGTTCTTTCGCTAAAGGATGTGCAGAAGATTCAGCTCGCCTCATGCCACTCAAAGCCTTCACCGTCGCCTCTCTCTTCGTCGGCAGCGCCGCCTCCgcctccttcctcctcctccaagtTAACGGCATCAACGGG GTGGAAGATCTCATCAAAGCAGGTGCAAATTTAAGAGCAAAGCTAGGTTTACCTCGACGTACACAGAATAA ATTTGATGAGGGGTCTTGA